The sequence ccattttactttattttattttagattttcgttggcacttatggcactattagtgccataaaataaaataacaaaagtaaaatttgatttatttttatctagggggagtaaatttttttttttgtttttggcttgggggtgggtggggtcgggggtctggggggtagacagggcagggggagtaaaaaaaatttctttggcacttatggcactaatagtgccataagtgcataacccgacccgcgtgcctgatcctacccggcacgcgacccgcgctcctgaccctacccagttcgcccaattaagggcaaaaacgtcccaaagctataaaaatggccaaaatttatattttttcaatgagtggccataatttgtgttttatgatccattttggctattccaaaattttactcttatataatatatatatataacaaattagtttcaatgcattacaaatttttttgagacattctgtatttttaaagcatttttttattaaaagacgagcataatagtaattataaagaacaacattttcatatactatataattttaatatattacaaattaatttcaatacattacaaacttttttttgtcattttgtacattttaggcatttttttattaatagacaagcataataacaataataacgaacaatattttcataaattatatattttcaatatattacaagctagaatcaataataataaaagacaagcatagtaataaaaccaaacaaattttttttgggcattccatccattttaggcattttctattaaaagacaagcataatagtgataataatgtataatatttttatagattatatagttttaaataacacaattatccttaaattaattataaatggaagaatataacaagctaatcaacttttgtaaaacaaatttcttttataatataaacatatatctatatatatatatatatatactaaaaaaaactcaaaatttgggagggggcttcagccccccctagcccccctggctacgcccctgCTAGGAACCTTACGCGATTTGCTGTTGGAAGAAGCAAGGTTTTTATCCGGTGTTGGCGATCAAGTGAGGGAGCTCGAGATCCAGCTCAAAGAGATGAAGTGTCTCCTTGAAGATGCTGACAAAAGACGGCATGAAAGCAAAAGCATTTCTAATTGGATCTCGGAGATCAGAGATCTTGCATACAGAGCCGAATCCGCCATTGAATTACACGCAGCTCGAGTGTCTTCGAGGAGATCAAGACAAGGCCTCAGGCAGCTCATCCGCAGATATTCTTGTATTTTTGAAGAATGCTACTTGATCCACCAAGTAGGCTCCGAGATTGCAAAAATCAAATCCGATCTCGGAAGAGTCACTCAAGACATGCGAGCCTAtggaataaataaaatcatcGATCTCGGAGAGGGACACAGCCAAGCTCAAGGCACGACCCGGCAGTTGTCctggtatttttatttttattttttatggataaaataataattttgtttgtctaaacttgtttttttttttttttttataaaaatttgtaCTTTTTAAATCATAGCTCCATCTCTGGCGGGGGGAAAGCTCGGCCGCGGACAACAACAAAACTTGGTCGCGGAAAACCTTTCCCGATTTCGAGATTGATGAGTGTTTCGTGGGCATGGAGGAAGAGCTGAAGCAGCTTGAATCTCTGCTAGTCGAGGACAAAGAGCATCGAGTTATCTCAGTATGGGGTATGGGAGGTTTGGGCAAGACCACCATTGCCAGAAAGGTGTACAACCACATTAAAGAGACCAAAAACGGTGGCTTTGAGTCATTCGCATGGGTTTGTATTTCTCAGCAATGTCAGATCCGATTGGTTTTGGAGGATATTCTGAGCCAGCTAAGACCTCAAAAGGTTAATGAGAATATTGTTAGTGACACGGCGTTGATGAGGCAACTATGCGAGATACAAAGAGAGAAGCGATGCTCGTGGACGATCTTTGGGAGACTTCTCATTGGGATGGTTTAAAGCATGCCTTTCTTGTCCAAGATTTGCAGAGCAAGATCTTGCTCACCACGCGTGAGCGAATGGTTGCAGAGATTGGATTCCCAATAGAACATGAGCTTCTAAATATGGGTGAGGCTTTGGAACTACTCAAGAAGAAAGCATTTCCCCAAACAAACATTCCAGGTTAGTTTGTGTATGTGTAAATGGTGCTTTAGGGTTAATTGTGGTGCATATCATCATGAATTTGAGTGAAAATGTGCTATTCGAAAAAGTTTTCAATTTTATTCGGGAAAAATTATCCACCGAAAATGTGGTAAGAGTAGAAATATATTTTCACCCTTTTTCATTAGAAAGAACACTAGGTGTGTtatctttgattgataaatttatcattgagaaaaaagaataacaaaaatttactcctccaaagtgtttggcaaaataagctctcaaacagcttataagctgcaaaaataagctccccaaaaaataagttcttctaccccaacttatttttttataatctcatatgcaacaatcattttgcaaatatttttcaactataatttattattttcattatatatcattcaagttcatttttcttcgattttctctctctaaaaaaaattctctctctctaactaaaaattctctctctaacttataagctcaattatccaaacactttgacaacttataagctcttaaaaattacatcttataagctcttgaaacatcttataagctccaagaacttataagctctttaaaataagcttagccaaacaccctctaaatgcCTCCGatccttttcttttccttcattttctacAAAGAGAATTTCATTCTTTCTTCACCCCAAGAATGGATGGTATTATCTTTATTTAAagtgaaaaatggtgaaattcaattttgtagaaaatgagggaaaataaaTAGAgaatttaaaggataattttttgttatctttcattttttcattacaaatttatcaattaaagagAATACATCCTTATAGTTTACAGCTCAATCTTTCAACAAATTTCAGGTTGTAGCCTCAATTGTAATTCATTTTCTATATGTTTTGAATTTTGATAAATTGTTTAGAAAAAATTAACTAAACTCGATACTGTAGACTGAAATACTCTAAAAAATTCAGCATTAAGCTATAATAATACTATCACATTATAATGTAGCATCTCTTACTATATTCATTGATGATTGACATGTGGATCACGGTGTAAATTTCGGGGTgggtcgggtattcgggtacccgcccaaatttttgaaaacaaaattaaaaattataaaattattataaaaaaatacaaaataaataaataaatatttgaatatgCGGGTATTGGggcccattttttttaatatatatatagggggaggctaaaataaaaacacttcttaaaatataaaatataaacaattttcagcccttagatcatcaagatctacggttggttcgtaatcctgttggatgaattcgtggtcttgGGTTCGGATCCcaaaggtaaaaaaaattatttttcacaattcgtaaccatgttggataaaattcgtacattaaaaaacgtttatatttatattttaagaagtgtttcactgtagccctcccctatatacgtacatacatatatatatatacattgagATCATTTTAAGAATATATAAATAGAAACAATTTTAagcccttagatcattaagatctacggttgattcatcaccttgttggatgaattcatggtcccgggttcgaatctcataggtagcaaaaaaaattatttttcgcaattcatacatttatacatcgaattcatacatgttctacataaaaatcatacatttttgctggtttgtattttttattttaagagctgTTTTTACGGTAGCCTCTCCCTATATTAATTGAATTatagtatattatatttttacaaGAATTCATCTCATTGTTTGATGAATTTACAGAGTATGGTTACTGAACtggataaaaaataagaaatttttaCCTTCAAAATTGCAAGACGTATTGTATTAGCTTTAAAGTAAGAAACATTTGTCTATTTTGGGTgaattcatattttttcttttacgATTACTAAAAGTTGGTAGTTTTTATGTTTTGCTGAATATCAAATACTTTCTATAGTAATTGAtaatatgaaataaaaagttacactcactacaaaaaaacgcgtaaatagcgacggcggcggcaaaaacggcaattgatcactaatttcttagcaacaaataccgcaactaacacggtgcaattgtggcaaataatcagtaaccgagtatcgtatccacagggactgacacaacaaAATAACTTTAGCTAtcccctaaacagactataacagtagacaggcaaacgattatgaagaaggtttaattaaaactaaacttaaaaagcaacaaataaaatcacgtagaaaaatcaaataataaagacagttgatcctagggtagtaacttcattaactaaatccacataataaatctattaatcctattaaccagttttaatccagttatgatgagagatcacttaattaatcaatcactctcgctagagcagcaacgatcgtagattagtaaattctctatctccgttaggtctcaagaaaatctactaactcccaatagctcataagaatagctccctataatccacctatctccgctaggtctcaaggttaaaatcatatcatacattcctgaatccgctaaacagttatctccgctaggtctcaaaccgaatagctaaacatgcaaactattgatcagataattcacaagaaatcaagcaccaggaattatgaatcataaactggaaggcacataggtactaacaaataaatcacatgaacctaattaactatttacaaaccctagaatcagaaaaagaaactagctggacatcataaaataaaataaaagcataaacataattaaaaagaaagcaataataaaaactgaattaaataaaacccggaatgaatgttgaatgacagctgaaatcttgcaggaaaaataaagttaatgtatgaaagcattaaaatcctaagtctaaaactgaaaaatatgaaaagagataaagagatgtgaaaagatgtcTCTATTAGGTCAggaaaaggacctatatataggcacagaaGATAAATATAGtacagagctcgaaaatactgataaaatccgaaaatcccgcaaaatcccgaaaattcggaaattcccgccgggcactattcactgctgcgcgagactttcttgtttcggccatatctttttcgtccgaactcggatttgcgaaccgtttgcgcctacgaactcgtatcgagacgatctacaactttcattaagagcATAGGTCCAAATTcaaactccatatttctgtaaaaatcatcaaagtacgagcaagtaacatatttcacaagataaagcaatttaagcacaaaacaatcatccaacactcaatttcctataaaatttacatcataagaacactaaaaacaatggaaacatgagtgttatcagcaATCCGCCTTTTGCctattaccggcgcattaccgacgACAAAAcagccgccgctaattagcggcggttgcgccgtcgctaatttaaatttatattaagttaaatatatattatttattaccgacggcaattgccgtcgctatttaccggcggccggatgccgccgctaatcaccaccgccggtgacatccggcgatagcaccaccgtcgtccggccaaaattaccgacggcagtgccgccgctaattaccgacggcaaatgtcgtcggtaattatttatttatttatttttacctttttttatatttttttttcattgatcATCTAATAAGTTGGTCAAAGATAATAatgcaaaaatattaaaattaaatataatattattactaaaaattcaagattgttagtaagaaacttataattatatcttcataatgttaatttgattagtgatttacttatcaatcatcactaatctaatattattactcagcattcaagattcttagtaagaaactattaattataacttaagaatgttaatttgattagtgattcacttatcactcatcactcatttGGCTATCTATTTAAGAACAAGAGAAGTCAAACTGGAACCTGACGAGCTTGGAGAAGATACTAGCAAACGTTTAAGGTCTCTTCATATATTCAGTTACATGAATCCAATTGAGTTTCCTCCACAAAATATAgttgattttcaaaaatttgaattGCTAAGGGATCTAGTTATGGTGGGAATTAAATTTGCAGGAAGAAAGTTAGAGAAAGGAATCACTAATCTTATTCACCTTAGACGTTTGTGTTTACAAAGATGTGAATTTGATAAACTACCATTGTCCGTAAAGAATTTTGTATACATGGATACCCTTGATTTATGGGCTTCGAGGAATGTTGAAGTTCCAAATTTTTTTAAGGAGATGCTACGTTTAAAACACTTGTATCTTCCCTATTATGATGAGGAACATATTGGAAGTTATCAATTAACATTGGACGAGGGAGTGGTTGAGCTGGAAACCCTATGGAAATTGGATAGTAGAGTGcatgaattaaaatttataaacagAATGAAGAATCTGCGAAAATTTGGAACAATAATATACGACAATGAAAGCTTGTCAGTAATCATCGATGCCATTGCTATCTTGGAGAAGTTAACGTATTGTATGGTTGAGATCAAAGAGGGTTGCGAGTTAGGAACAACTGAGTCGGTGTTAACATTGAAGAAGGCATTCACATGTCCCAATCTTCATGAGTTGGGTATTGGAATTAAGTTAGGGAAGGTGCTAGCAGAGTGCGGATGTGACATTATGAGCTCAAAACTCACGAAATTGTTCCTGAATAAATGTGAGATTGAGGATGATCCAATGTGGATACTGTCGAAGCTTCCTTGCTTAACAAATTTGTATTTATGGAAGAAATCATTTGTTGGGGAGGAGATGATATGTCCATCAAACAGTTTTCCTCGCCTCAAGGTGCTTTTTCTAAACATGTTACCAAACCTGAAGGAGTGGAGAGTGGAGACTGGAGCCATGCCCCTTCTCTCTCAATTACATATAGAAGCTTGTTCTAGTCTGAAGATGCTTCCGGATGGATTGAGTGGCATTTCTACTCTTCGGAAACTAGAGATCTATGGAATGGCGGAATTGGGGAAGAGGGTATCGGCATCAGGAGAGGATTTCCACAAAGTCAGCCATGTCCCTTCAATTATGATCCAAGACAATGTCTAGTCTAGTCTCCACCCGGGTAATATGCTTGCACCGATCTCATTCTCAATTCGCAATTCTTTTGTTTCAATTGTAGTTTGTCCCTAAAAGAaaggttaatgcctaaggcctgaggttcgagtccaccgtcgtgcggtctttaaatttctttatttatttgtgtaattcatcaaaaaaaaaaagtttgattcGCTTTTTGTTTTTCCTGCAGTGTACTTTTTTTAATGGAAACTACCATGACATCACATAGCAAGACTTCGGGGCTATCCCATTTGGATCGGGACGAAGAATTTGCCCTGGGATGTCTATGGGACTTGCAAACGTGGAGCTCACAATTGCTAGTCTTCTCTACAATTTCGACTGGGAAATGCGTCCAGGGTTTAAAGCTCAATATATTGATATTGAATATTGATACCGTCTTGGAATCACTATGCATAAGAAAAACCCTCTCATATTTCCTTGTAGCTAGAGAATATGTTGTTTAGTTTGAAgcctttaattattttttcgaaATTAAGAGGATTATTAATGTTTTCAATGATTCAAACCCTCAACTATTACGATTAGAGAAGAAGTTTTTTACCATTTGAGCTACACTTCATTGTTTATTTAGTAAGCCTTTTAATGTAGTTTGTAGTTTGTACATTTTGAAGGTATTTTAATGTCTTTTTACATTCATTAATGATGATTTCAGGacgtagaaaaaaaaaatagattatgcATGCATGTTGATGTATACATAGGTGGAGGTtgaaatgaaattaattaaaccTTATTTATTATGAGAATCGAGAACTATTCTCAGTTCTTTGTTCTCATattcttatgaaaaatgaaattcTCACAATAACCAACtcgtatatatataaatcattcTATTTCAATATCTATCTCATTCTTTAATTTCTGTTTCGAAGATATGTGATGTGATGGTTTTCTTTGTGAAATACTTgaaataagtatatataatatagaaacaatggtgtcaaatggccacattgaacatgaaaacacaatatttggccactaattgaaaaaacacaaattatggccattaattaggcaatatgcctaatatacccctaattgggcggactgggtagggtcaggagcgcgggtcgcgtgccgggtaggatcaggcacgcgggtcgggttaggcacttatggcactattagtgccataagtgccaacgaattttttttttactccccctgccctgtctaccccccagacccccgaccccacccacccccaagccaaaaggaactttttaaacacttcccctagggtttaaatattccatttagggtttagattatccatttagggtttaaatgttccatttggggtttacatgatgctgttgtttctatatttgttctgcatgtttggcacttatggcactaatagtgccataagtgctaaaaagaccattttactttattttattttggattttcgttggcacttatggcactattagtgccataaaataaaataacaaaagtaaaatttgatttatttttatctagggggagtaattttttttttgtttttggcttgggggtgggtggggtcgggggtctgggggggtaacagggcagggggagtaaaaaaaaaaattcgttggcacttatggcactaatagtgccataagtgcctaacccgacccgcgtgcctgatcctacccggcacgcgacccgcgctcctgaccctacccagtccgcccaattaagggcaaaaacgtcccaaagctataaaaattgccaaaatttatgttttttcaatgagtggccataatttgtgttttatgatccattttggctattccaaaattttactccatAATATATGTGTGAAATGTATGCATTCATGATCATGAATATAGAGAAGAGAGCAAAAGCAAACATTGTTCAAGGATTTTGCCATGAAGTAAGGATTTTGCAATAAAGTGAATGTGCAGAGATGATTTTGGTATGTTGTAAGGGATTTTGCTGTTAAGGAAATTTTGTAGTAAGGAATTGTCCAACAAAAACGTGCgtctttaaaattaaaatattgaaataattgtagaaataaaaaaataaaaaaattcggcCCACTCTGAAAGATCCAACAAACTTAAATTTGTCCCACAAATTACCAGGCCCAACAGCACTTCAATTTCATGTTATAAAATCCAACTTAAAAGCCCAATGTGAATAAGAGGGATGTGTCTTCTCAGAAGGGATCTCTATAAATGGATACTTTAAACATTCCATTAGCGGATTTGATTTGGTGGTGtttgatgaaaagaaaatatattaaaattgagtggtaattttgtagttataataaaattgaagtttatttataaactgtttttttttctttttctttttcttcttatttttgttatatttctttataaaattatgaaattatactaattataaaatatttaataatcatatcaaattaaagatcacaataagagctttaatttgatatatttaatgTAATATTTGatctaaaatgtaaaaattatatttatttaaaggctaaaatttaaaaagtttctctcttctttctcatctttttgtgaataaatctattttttttttacattttcattatcaacttttattattgtaaattcttctttatttttttttattttcctagCATTTAgcttaaatatatttagttaaaattaattttttattatatttataaacattattagatcaattttataaaaaagatATTTCCCATGTATTTTAcgagatgcaaatgctagttaattAAAAgatccaacaaaataaattcaacGCACAAATTAGCAGGCCCAACAACACTTCAATTTTATGTTATAAATCGAACTCAAAACCCCAATTTCGTTTTCTATAAAATCGAAATTGAAAAGCCCAACACCATTTTTCTCGTTGCTGTCGAAGAAATAATTGCAGGAACTTTCGCTGTAACTGACCCCCGAGAAGAAATAACATTAATGAACTCTTATTGGCTTAATTACTCACAACATTTCATTATATTTATGCCAGCTAATAATAAATCACCTTATTATTGAGTTTAGTCGTCGAAGTGGTTGGGAAATGGTCTGAAGAGTTGCTACCTTGACTTAGAATAAGTATTTTTAATGCATATTCCCATTGAATGAGTGGAATAATGAGGTAGAATCATtgaataaagaagaagaagacaaggtAGAAACAGAACAAGTGGAATTAATAAAGATTATCTGCTCTCACGCGTTTCCCCACGAACCAAACATCTCTGTTCCAGAATCCAAATTCTTCGCAATCTCGATTGAAGAATTTGTATTCACCACAACGAGTTGAGTTCCTTATCCTTATTCCTCTCTCTATATACCCTCACCAATAGTTTATCAATTTGACCAAAGATATTTGCGATGGCAGAAGCAGTGGTGTCGACTGCTCTAGAAACCTTGCGCGATTTGTTGTTGGAAGAAGCAAGGTTTTT comes from Salvia miltiorrhiza cultivar Shanhuang (shh) chromosome 3, IMPLAD_Smil_shh, whole genome shotgun sequence and encodes:
- the LOC131017748 gene encoding putative disease resistance protein At1g50180: MKCLLEDADKRRHESKSISNWISEIRDLAYRAESAIELHAARVSSRRSRQGLRQLIRRYSCIFEECYLIHQVGSEIAKIKSDLGRVTQDMRAYGINKIIDLGEGHSQAQGTTRQLSCSISGGGKARPRTTTKLGRGKPFPISRLMSVSWAWRKS